The following proteins come from a genomic window of Limosilactobacillus reuteri:
- the glf gene encoding UDP-galactopyranose mutase, whose product MKNYDYLVVGAGLFGATFAYEAAKRGKRVKVIEKRDHIAGNIYTKEVDGIQVHQYGAHIFHTSNKEVWDYVNQFAEFNRYTNSPVANYKGQMYNLPFNMNTFSQMWGVRTPAEAMAKINEQRQEMAGKEPQNLEEQAISLIGRDIYEKLIKGYTEKQWGQKATELPAFIIRRLPVRLVYDNNYFNDTYQGIPVGGYTQIVEKMLDSDLIDVETGVDFFDKKDEYLKDYPKIVFTGMIDQFFDYQLGELQYRSLRFETEEKNIGNYQGNAVINYTDAETPYTRIIEHKHFEFGKGDKDKTVITREYPADWHRGDEPYYPINNQRNNELYKQYTKLASEQANNVIFGGRLGQYRYYNMDQVLHAALTAVNQEFN is encoded by the coding sequence ATGAAAAACTATGATTATCTAGTAGTAGGGGCGGGCCTTTTTGGTGCGACCTTTGCCTACGAAGCTGCTAAGCGTGGTAAGCGCGTAAAAGTAATTGAAAAACGAGACCATATTGCTGGTAACATTTATACTAAAGAAGTAGACGGTATTCAAGTTCATCAATATGGCGCTCATATTTTCCATACGTCTAATAAGGAAGTATGGGATTATGTGAACCAATTTGCAGAATTTAACCGCTATACGAATAGTCCGGTAGCTAATTATAAAGGCCAAATGTATAACCTCCCATTTAACATGAATACTTTTAGTCAGATGTGGGGTGTACGGACACCAGCGGAAGCAATGGCAAAGATCAATGAACAACGTCAAGAGATGGCAGGTAAAGAACCACAGAATTTGGAAGAGCAAGCTATTTCCTTAATCGGTCGCGATATCTATGAAAAGCTCATCAAAGGTTATACTGAAAAGCAGTGGGGACAAAAGGCAACTGAATTGCCAGCCTTTATCATTCGGCGTCTGCCAGTGCGATTAGTTTACGATAACAACTACTTTAATGACACCTATCAAGGAATTCCGGTTGGTGGTTACACCCAGATTGTTGAAAAAATGTTAGACAGTGATTTGATTGATGTTGAAACTGGAGTAGACTTTTTTGATAAAAAGGATGAGTACCTCAAAGATTATCCAAAGATCGTCTTTACCGGAATGATTGACCAATTCTTTGACTACCAGTTAGGTGAATTACAATACCGTAGTTTACGCTTTGAAACTGAGGAAAAGAACATTGGCAATTACCAAGGTAACGCGGTAATTAACTATACTGATGCAGAAACACCATATACCCGGATTATTGAACATAAGCACTTTGAATTCGGTAAAGGTGATAAGGATAAGACAGTGATTACCCGTGAATATCCAGCTGATTGGCATCGGGGTGATGAACCATATTACCCAATTAATAATCAACGGAACAACGAACTTTATAAGCAATATACGAAGTTAGCGAGTGAGCAGGCTAATAATGTGATCTTTGGTGGTCGTTTAGGCCAATATCGTTACTACAACATGGATCAAGTATTACACGCAGCATTGACGGCTGTTAATCAAGAATTTAACTAA
- a CDS encoding Wzz/FepE/Etk N-terminal domain-containing protein yields MNSKLTINSISKVIFRNIILIMLITIVGGVLGCLYAHHKKQTSYEANRYMMVEHDYTGDYANEQAMADLSLTKTYAKIIDSRDVAEQARKDLPTNLKKKYSAKDIQAMVNTDPIDQSLVIKVGTMSGSAKDSVKIVNSVTNAAAKEIKEMAPSAGTVKLFSKARLSDTVSHTSPSTKKYTLLGAAVGFLIGMVIAFSITTWKHLI; encoded by the coding sequence ATGAATTCAAAATTAACAATAAACAGTATAAGTAAAGTCATCTTTCGCAATATTATTTTAATCATGTTAATTACAATTGTTGGTGGCGTACTTGGTTGCTTATACGCTCATCATAAAAAGCAGACATCATACGAAGCAAATAGATATATGATGGTGGAGCATGATTATACTGGGGATTATGCAAATGAACAGGCAATGGCTGATTTGAGCTTGACAAAAACGTATGCAAAAATTATTGATAGTAGAGATGTTGCAGAACAAGCGCGTAAAGATCTTCCCACTAATCTAAAGAAAAAGTATAGTGCTAAAGATATTCAGGCGATGGTTAACACTGATCCTATTGATCAAAGTTTGGTTATTAAAGTTGGTACGATGTCAGGAAGTGCAAAAGATTCTGTAAAAATTGTTAATTCAGTAACGAATGCAGCGGCCAAAGAAATTAAGGAAATGGCCCCTTCTGCAGGAACAGTTAAACTTTTCTCTAAAGCACGCCTTTCAGATACAGTGAGTCATACAAGTCCTTCTACTAAAAAATATACTTTATTGGGGGCTGCTGTTGGCTTTTTGATTGGAATGGTGATTGCATTTAGTATCACTACTTGGAAACATTTAATTTAA
- a CDS encoding polymerase, with protein sequence MDLSKKTHQLFNAPISGTQLYFLAFVIYFIPAYLIDTTFTVYLSWSKLRIISYIAIPILLLKIYVLDNWNWRQLIIVSVFLIIGVLGWRAAKYPEILMMMVFVIGARGVPFNEIISWYFYLSLSFIMAIAIISLLNIIPNLTYYSMLRPTRYSLGMAYTTFVASHIVYISLAYCYLRFSKLKWIDYLAIFLIGLVVMKVTDTRLDFYEMILLIPIMIIAQRAEKGQKYSRYFASFWCIATPFLASITLISAYFYNQNNHIFFKLNSLLSGRLHLSHVGFERYPITLFGRKIVEHSFGGTKGATFANHNLFELSTNYFYLDSSFVRMLLVWGSIIFVLVIGTIMWITIRGTAHKEYVLPAIFLLIAINAVLEPHILQIIYNPFLLALLAKETKFREIKE encoded by the coding sequence ATGGATCTTTCGAAGAAAACTCATCAATTGTTTAATGCACCTATTTCTGGTACTCAGTTATATTTCCTAGCTTTTGTAATATACTTTATTCCAGCATATTTAATTGATACGACATTTACGGTATATTTGAGTTGGTCAAAGCTAAGGATTATTTCTTATATTGCGATCCCGATTCTTCTACTTAAAATATATGTATTAGACAATTGGAATTGGCGACAATTAATTATAGTTTCTGTATTTCTTATAATTGGTGTTCTTGGATGGCGAGCAGCAAAATATCCAGAAATTTTAATGATGATGGTATTTGTTATTGGTGCTAGAGGCGTTCCTTTCAACGAGATTATTAGCTGGTATTTTTACCTAAGTCTATCTTTTATCATGGCAATTGCCATTATCTCATTGTTAAATATAATTCCAAATTTAACATATTATTCTATGCTAAGACCAACAAGGTATTCTTTAGGAATGGCGTATACAACATTTGTTGCTTCTCATATTGTGTATATTTCTTTAGCCTATTGTTATTTACGTTTTAGCAAACTAAAATGGATAGATTATTTAGCGATTTTTCTTATTGGCCTTGTTGTTATGAAGGTAACAGATACTAGATTAGATTTTTATGAAATGATTCTTTTAATTCCGATAATGATAATCGCTCAACGGGCTGAAAAAGGGCAAAAATATTCACGTTACTTCGCTTCATTTTGGTGTATTGCTACTCCATTCTTAGCATCCATTACTTTGATTTCAGCCTATTTCTATAATCAAAATAATCATATCTTTTTTAAGTTAAACAGTCTATTATCAGGGCGTTTACACTTAAGCCATGTTGGGTTTGAACGATATCCAATTACATTATTTGGACGAAAAATTGTTGAGCATTCTTTTGGTGGAACAAAAGGCGCAACTTTTGCTAATCATAATTTATTTGAACTTAGCACCAATTACTTTTACCTTGACTCTTCATTTGTCAGAATGTTATTAGTTTGGGGATCGATAATTTTTGTCCTTGTTATTGGTACTATAATGTGGATCACAATAAGAGGAACGGCACATAAAGAATATGTATTACCAGCAATTTTTCTTTTAATAGCAATTAATGCTGTTCTAGAGCCACATATCCTTCAGATTATTTATAATCCATTTTTATTGGCGTTATTAGCTAAGGAAACTAAATTTAGGGAGATTAAAGAATGA
- a CDS encoding sugar transferase, whose product MNEKVKIKQQSKSYLFWKRFFDIVLSSGALVCFSLVFLAVFIMNRFGDNKGPLFYKQERIGWHGKPFKIYKFRSMVVNADKILEDDPELYAKYVANNYKLEPEEDPRITRLGRWLRKTSIDEIPQFINILRGEMSIIGPRPVVKAELAEYGDRVDKFLSVKPGAMGLWQSSGRSNIPYPERCDVELEYVDEASLGFDTKIMFKNIISIFKSEGAY is encoded by the coding sequence ATGAATGAGAAGGTAAAAATTAAACAACAATCTAAGAGCTACCTTTTCTGGAAGAGGTTCTTTGATATTGTGCTATCATCAGGAGCATTAGTTTGTTTTAGCCTAGTATTTTTAGCTGTTTTTATAATGAATCGCTTTGGTGATAATAAGGGACCACTGTTTTATAAGCAAGAACGGATCGGCTGGCATGGGAAGCCCTTTAAAATCTACAAATTCCGGTCCATGGTTGTAAATGCAGATAAAATTTTGGAAGATGATCCTGAACTTTATGCTAAATATGTAGCAAATAACTATAAGTTGGAACCAGAAGAAGACCCCCGAATTACTCGTTTGGGTAGATGGCTACGGAAAACATCCATTGATGAAATTCCCCAGTTTATTAATATCTTGCGTGGTGAGATGAGTATTATTGGACCACGACCAGTTGTAAAGGCTGAATTAGCAGAATATGGCGACCGGGTTGATAAGTTTTTATCGGTAAAGCCAGGAGCAATGGGACTCTGGCAATCGAGTGGTCGCAGTAATATCCCATATCCAGAACGTTGTGATGTTGAATTAGAATATGTTGATGAGGCTTCACTCGGATTTGACACGAAAATAATGTTTAAGAATATTATTAGTATCTTTAAGAGTGAGGGGGCATATTAG
- a CDS encoding glycosyltransferase family 2 protein: MPKLSIVVPCYNEEETIPLFYPAVEKVVKQMPVDTEYWFVNDGSNDGTLAELRKLHEQDPERVHYVSFSRNFGKEAGLYAGLQAATGDYIVVMDADLQDPPEYLPKMYKAISTGEYDCVGMRRTDRKGEAKFKSFLSNQFYNVINKISDTKIVSGARDYRMMTRQMVDAVLSLTEYNRFSKGIFNWVGFKTKYLPYKNVERVAGTTDWSTWKLFKYAIDGITDFSEAPLAIATWAGGLTAFISIIGMIIVIVRKIVEPGSSAFGWASMVCIILFLGGIQLLCLGIVGRYIGRIYMQTKKRPIYIIKEKK; this comes from the coding sequence ATGCCAAAATTGTCAATAGTTGTTCCCTGTTATAATGAGGAAGAAACTATTCCACTTTTTTACCCGGCAGTTGAAAAAGTGGTTAAACAGATGCCAGTGGACACTGAGTATTGGTTTGTCAATGATGGATCAAATGATGGGACTTTAGCAGAACTACGCAAGCTTCACGAACAGGATCCAGAACGGGTTCATTATGTTTCTTTTTCACGGAATTTTGGTAAAGAAGCAGGGCTTTATGCAGGATTACAGGCTGCAACAGGTGATTATATCGTTGTGATGGATGCTGATTTACAGGATCCACCGGAATATTTGCCGAAGATGTATAAGGCTATTTCTACTGGTGAATATGATTGTGTGGGGATGCGGCGGACAGATCGAAAGGGTGAGGCGAAGTTTAAGTCTTTTCTTTCTAACCAATTCTATAATGTTATCAATAAGATTTCTGATACTAAAATTGTCTCTGGGGCTCGTGACTACCGGATGATGACGCGTCAGATGGTGGATGCGGTGTTATCATTAACTGAATATAACCGGTTCTCAAAAGGTATTTTTAACTGGGTTGGGTTTAAGACTAAATACCTTCCCTATAAAAATGTCGAACGAGTAGCTGGAACAACAGACTGGTCGACCTGGAAATTATTTAAATACGCAATTGACGGGATCACTGATTTTTCTGAAGCACCATTGGCAATTGCTACCTGGGCTGGTGGCTTAACAGCTTTCATTTCCATTATCGGGATGATTATTGTTATTGTCCGTAAAATTGTTGAGCCTGGGAGTAGTGCTTTTGGCTGGGCGTCAATGGTTTGTATCATTTTATTCCTCGGCGGTATTCAGTTACTCTGTTTAGGAATAGTTGGTCGTTACATTGGTCGGATATATATGCAGACAAAGAAACGACCGATATATATTATTAAAGAGAAAAAGTAG
- a CDS encoding DUF4422 domain-containing protein, which translates to MNIKILVAVHKNYRMPDDPMYLPVFVGKEIHPTVNRTFQGDNTGDNISKKNPHYNELTALYWGWKNLDVDALGLVHYRRYLTMGHSKDLSTILNHEQVEELLKDADVILPKKRHYYIETNESHYLHVHEHEPLEITRQVLKEKYPQYLSAFERVMKQTSAHYFNMMIMKKQPLDEYCTWLFDVLGEVEKKVDYSDYTPYEQRVFGFLSELLLDTWLLTNPQYKTVEVNRVFLEKQNWPLKIAKFLKRKVTGHGEH; encoded by the coding sequence GTGAATATTAAAATCTTAGTGGCTGTCCATAAAAATTATCGGATGCCAGATGATCCAATGTATTTACCAGTTTTTGTTGGTAAAGAGATTCACCCGACTGTTAACCGTACATTTCAGGGTGATAACACCGGAGATAATATTTCAAAAAAGAATCCGCATTACAATGAGCTAACAGCTTTGTATTGGGGATGGAAAAACCTTGATGTGGATGCATTAGGATTAGTCCACTACCGTCGTTACTTGACGATGGGACACTCAAAGGATCTTTCGACCATCCTCAATCATGAACAGGTTGAAGAGTTATTGAAAGATGCCGATGTAATCTTGCCAAAGAAGCGGCATTACTACATTGAAACAAATGAATCACATTACCTCCATGTTCATGAGCACGAGCCGCTTGAAATTACGCGGCAGGTGTTAAAAGAGAAATATCCTCAGTACTTATCTGCTTTCGAAAGGGTAATGAAACAGACATCAGCTCACTATTTCAACATGATGATTATGAAAAAGCAGCCATTGGATGAATATTGTACCTGGCTGTTTGATGTTTTAGGCGAAGTTGAGAAAAAAGTTGATTATTCTGACTATACACCATATGAGCAACGGGTCTTTGGTTTTTTGAGTGAGCTTTTACTCGATACTTGGTTGTTGACTAATCCGCAATACAAGACAGTGGAGGTTAATCGGGTATTTCTTGAAAAGCAAAACTGGCCGTTAAAGATTGCAAAGTTCTTAAAACGTAAAGTCACCGGCCATGGTGAACATTAA
- the recX gene encoding recombination regulator RecX, whose protein sequence is MAKISKIEAQKRKGRYNIYLDGKYAFPVAESVLIQFRLMKGTELDKKQIAAIATADQQARAYSRMLDYLSYQMRTESDIIKKLKEIDTPEEFVEPILKKLRSQQLIDDHAYAASYVRTMINTDLKGPSVIRQHLRQKGIGENDIDDALTQFTPEVQAELAKKLAVKLFRRYRNQPERRREQKVQQGLMTKGFSSSVYEMIKDEVVPQPDLEQENDLLAKEAAKQWRRVRRYQGYEREQHFKQTMYRKGFDLDDVQSWLDAQDL, encoded by the coding sequence ATGGCAAAAATTTCGAAAATTGAGGCGCAAAAACGGAAGGGTCGATATAACATATACCTTGATGGTAAGTATGCTTTTCCGGTTGCAGAAAGTGTTTTGATTCAGTTCCGTTTGATGAAGGGAACCGAGCTAGATAAAAAGCAAATTGCGGCCATTGCGACTGCTGACCAGCAAGCAAGGGCTTATTCACGAATGCTTGATTACCTTTCTTACCAGATGCGGACGGAAAGCGACATCATTAAGAAGCTAAAAGAAATTGATACGCCAGAAGAGTTTGTTGAGCCAATCTTAAAAAAGCTGCGAAGCCAACAGTTAATCGATGATCATGCCTATGCAGCTTCTTATGTCCGCACGATGATTAATACAGACTTGAAGGGGCCCAGTGTGATTCGTCAACACTTACGACAAAAAGGGATTGGCGAAAACGATATTGATGATGCTTTAACGCAATTTACTCCCGAAGTTCAAGCAGAATTGGCAAAGAAGTTAGCTGTAAAGTTATTTCGCCGTTATCGAAACCAGCCAGAGCGGCGACGAGAACAAAAAGTACAACAGGGACTCATGACAAAAGGATTTTCCAGTAGTGTGTATGAAATGATTAAGGATGAAGTTGTTCCACAACCTGATCTGGAGCAAGAGAACGACCTTTTAGCAAAAGAAGCAGCAAAGCAATGGCGTCGTGTTCGCCGTTATCAAGGATACGAGCGTGAGCAGCATTTTAAGCAGACAATGTATCGCAAAGGATTTGATCTGGATGACGTGCAGAGCTGGCTAGATGCGCAAGATTTATAA